The region tcattatttttaacaCTCAGTTTCAAGATTTGTTTGAATTCCAAATCCATTTTTTATTCTCATTTTGCATCTTACTTTCATGCAATTAATGttacaacttaaaaaaaattatgttacaACTTACACACAGTTAAGCCTCATGATTCTTTCAAACGTAAAATATAGTAAGATGTTGTTTTATTGTCATCATTATCATATGCATGGACGGAGCTCGGATTTCTACATGgggaaaaaatatacataaagaTATTTTAATGGATTAAAAAGAAGcataaataagaatatttcaaaaaaaatttaaaattaactaTTAAAAGTAGcataaatgatttttttagaTGAGGCATTTTCCCATTGTGGTAGCATGTAGATCCGTGCCTAATCATATGATTATCTATCCATGAAATTATCCATCTATGATTAAGTTGTGAGTTTCAGTATTCTCATgaacaaaaaatacatatttaatcataaaatataaTCTTTTAAACTGAACTAATTAAATACATATAATTAAATAGGTCTTTAGAATTTTGTGATCAGAGACGTTACGTTTTTGTTTCGTATGAAaaggaaaatatatatatatatatatatatatatatatatatagggtcttgttaggttgagattttttagcttaattgagaattgagatacattttcagccactcattttgaaatgtcaactgcaagtagattatgtcaactaaggggtattatcgtcatttcatttcaatagccagaatatcaaatgtcaacaactcgtattaaaatgtcaacaactaaaaaaattttaatttttttaattttttttaattttttttattttttttaaatttttttaaattttcgcgcgatgtcaactactgagacattatgtcaactacgatgtgtagtctgcacatcaaatgtcaatagctctgcacatcaaatgtcaacagcttataattgacattatatatgtgtatttgacatgaattgtatatgtagttgatattatatgtgtatagttgacatgaattgtatatgtagttgacattacatgtgtgtagttgacatgaattgtatatgtagttgacaaaaaaaaaaaataaaaaaaaaaaaatcgaaaaaaaataattttttaaaaaaaataaaaaaatatttattaaataaaatatatgatgaaattacaaatatgccctttcacaattaattaatgtaaaaatattttccatgtggcaaattctggaccactcatttaataaaaatgagtggcttataatgcatctcaattctcaattaggctaaaaaatctcaattgatcacaaccctatatatatatatatatatatattttgtttaaattttgatAGACTGATAGTGTAGTTGTTCTGCTAGTTTGCACAGTAATTACAATCGGAGTGTTAGTACATTTCTCATATTATAATAGCATATTCTCCGATATGCATGTTTTGCAATATTTGATTGATATATACTCCAATAGTTATATTATGAGTCAATTGaatcaaatgaaaaagaaaGTAGATAAAATTTACTACTATTACAAATCCTAACTTAGTAACTTTGTCATCGATCAATCAAAAATCAGAATGAAAACCCTTGAAGCTTTATAGTATTGAAATGTAGTTGTAAGTAGAGAGGATAATTTTGTGGACTAATACCCTTCTTGGAAGTGCAGAATTTCACATGCATGGCATGAACTTAGCATGTTATCATATGCTTTCTATGTTATAATCATCACTAGCTATACAAAAGGTTCAAATTCAATCTGTCTCTGCTACTATATTTATACACCAACTACCAAGGgtaatactctctctctctctctctctctctctctctctctctcattaatCCGTGTCAAATCATCACCTGCTTGTTAAGAAAGATACCAATTGCCCATAAATGAGAAGTTTGCTTTCATTATATATACTTCTAACAACGGTTTTATGCAGTTTATTATATATGTCATTGAAGtttctttaaagaaattaatAGGCAATAAAGAAATGCACTTTATACTCCATTTGATTGAGAAAATGGACTGAGTAATACCAAGGTAGAATATCTAGTTCTTTATTCCTTTGGTCACATCCTTGCCATGTTCAAGCTAGTCGATCgaaatatttcaatttcaaattatTGAGTCAAACGCAATAACTTATTGCATGGATATAGATAGAACGCAATTGGTTAAACTCCATAAATATACTATTAGAGGTACTAATTTGTAATATTAAcacaaaataataatttaataaatcaaTATAATTTCAAGAATTGTAATCTTTATAAAAGAATTTCATGATTCATTCCTAATATAGTCTAGGGTAAGTTGaataactataaataaattgggCACCCAATGCCCGGTCCACATCCCTCAAATTTAAGTTTATAAAAGATGAGTAAATAAATACTTGAATTATAAAGAAAAGGTAAAAGAAGGGAATGAAAACCAACACCCTAGAAGATGAGTCAATATCCAAAGTGTTGTAAATAACGAAACGTTGCTTAGTTAATAAAACAATTCACGTCCAGTAAATACTCAGATTCAAAGTTTGAATTATCTTATCCAAATGTGAGATGTGTCTTTTAAGTTGtaattcaaataaaactatcCACGTCCAATAAATATATTCATGATGGTCACGCACACACACCAAACTAAATTGACAATAGTGATAGTGATGAACGATACATGATGCGTACGTAGTGCTATCAAatgttagtattattttatattaaaaagacTAATGCATGGTATGGAGATAATAATATGTATCGGGAAACGTAGCGTTTAAGCTTATACGGAGTATCTCATAATAGACTTCGGATTATATTCGAACTTAGAgttcatatttatttaataggCTGAAACTTGTACATTTAATTTTAACAACTAGGCATCGAGCAGATTCAGTTTCAATTCTCAACTCCCGGCAGTCTTGTCAACTAAAGTTCAATTATGAATTACAGAattcattattattataaaagtaGGTGCTTTTACACATTTGTATGGTTTAGTGCAATTTAGATACAATCGTAAACATTATCATATTTCCATTAATAGCATATCACTTTTTACAAAAATTTTAGTTTAACCAAATGTGTTTTGAACCCACATTTGGCAGAATCCAGTTTAGCCGGGTACAtgggcggatccaggatttaaAAATCGTGGGGTCGGATgagataattaatataataatattatatatattataaaaatacattacaaataaaattatctttgTTTTATCACGATAGTTGACTTTTACGAGTtcatatttttaacttttacgaatattcatattttgaagCTGGCCGAAATTTTATCATTGGAAATAATTGCAAACATATCTTCCAGTCATTGATTGTGTTCAACATTAGCACCAGAAGAATAGATAAAACTCATGAGAACAGATACAAActcaagatatttttaaaataaatttatccattaatttaatatggatggtaattaaaatcaataataaaaaaacttaagtatataattattatattcataaaaattaggtcaaataaacaaaataaaagtaaaaaaataataaaacatgattAAAAGAATATCAATAACGCACCAATTTTTTTTGTGCAAAGCCTATGCCCCTCAAAAATCTTAATCTTAGTCTCCTACTATAACTTtctatttaatcaaaataataattgggtagaaatatagaatttttatttataaagaaagTTGTAACTCTtgtaataaagataaaattatttaaaaaggacagtattgactgatttttttaactaataaaCTTAAATAAATTAGGAATTTATGTAAATTCGTGGGAAAATTAAGGagaaaaaaagttaatactACATGGCTTAGAAAATTATTGGCAGGCGAATTAAATGAAAAAGCAGTATTAACGGCGAGTGACCAGAGGCAATCAATTAGATTTTTTACTTATAGATTTTCTAACCCAACAATCAATAGGAGTATTAACCACTCCTCAGACCAAAAATCAATATTAACCTCTCTGTTCATCTTCTTCGTTGAGAATACATCAGCTTCTTCTGCAACCCCTCCCCTTATCTATCTCTACTCTATTCTTATTAGTATTGTTCCTTTCTCCTCTTAGTTTTTGGAAAAGGCGGAAGGCTTCGGGTAGAGTTGAAGCTGGCCGTGGGGTCGGAGACGGAACTGCACCAGGTCAAAGGTCGAAGATGATGTTTTCCGGCAGTGTTCGGTGGACcgccggtggggtcggccgaccccgcgcgaccccacctggatccgccgatGGCCGGGTATGCAGATTAAGGTCGAAAACCTCCCAACATGTGGCGGAGTTTGAACATGACCTCACGGTTACCACTGATCCACACTGCCAACAAAAAAGATGGCACAATATTTTTCCTTTTAGTTACGTGGGTAAATGATCTACATTGAGAATCCTCCATGTAATTAAATGAAACATGTTTGCATGAATATCCTTATAGACTTGCTATATTACTCCTAACACACAACACCAAAATAGAGCAAAGGTTAATGAAGCTGTTTATAAACTCATGCACACCACACAACTCTTTCATTACATCCTCAAAATTTTGAGATGGTCTTCGCGGAGCCCCTCCTTTTTCTCTATGACTCCGACGAGACGGGATCCAGTGCCCGATTATCCTTCTCGTCTGAGTTTCTCGACGAGAGCAACTTCATCACCATATTCCCCAACCCAAGGGCAGACAGGGAGGAGCGGGCCGCGGTTGACTTCGAGTTCCTCTCAGGAAACCTAACCGGCATGATCGCCGCCGACGAGCTCTTCAGCGAAGGAAAGCTGATCCCTTTCCAGCAAATCCACCTCGCCGAGAAGCTCGACAAAATTAGCCTGAAACCAGAAGAAGAAGCTAGAAAGAAGGATCAGGAGAGAAGGATGAGCTGGTTCGTCGACGACGATCCGTCTCCTAGGCCTCCCAAATGCACTGTTTTGTGGAAGGAGCTGCTCAAGCTGAAGAAGCCTCGCCCTTCCACACTCTCTCCGCCTAattcatcatcttcttcctcctcgtcccgAACTTCTTCAGTTCGGGGAGAGGTAGTGAAGGAGAGCGGGGAAAGTAGCAAGAGAGTGAAGAAAGGGAAGGAGAGGACGCGGTCGTTTAGTATACGGATTAGGCCGGTTTTGAATGTGCCTATCTGCACGCAGCCGAAGAACGCCGCTCTGCCGCCATTGTTTTCCTCAAGGACAGGTAGATGAGAGAGAGTATTATAAGAACGCGCAGTTTGTATTTTTTGCTTACattgattaatttcatgttattctTTTCATGGTGATTTGAATTTGTGACTGAATCTGCTTGTTTTTTGGTTTAATAAGTTTGGATGTGCAGAAACATGTTCCAGGTAACCTGGATAACCTCTAGTTTTCTGGGGCCAAACATAGCAATTAGTACTACATAGCAATTTCTGGTTggattattgtatttttattgttctccactgtattttattttattctattcttGGTAAATAACCCTTTAGATCTAAACAACGCAGACTGCTTTTGCGATATTGTATTAGGGCATGTAGCATGAAAGTCTTATAACTACAAAGATATATCATCCAAATAATTATATTGCTTAAAGCATGAAAGTCTTATAGCTCAGTTGGTTAGAGAGGTTCAAGCCCTCCTTCTAACGGGAATTACTTTTATATTTTCAGAATTAGCTCAAGGCTAAGATGAGAGTCACCGtttgtgtatttttatttcaaatgtattttataattttaattttgtaatggTAAATTTTAGAactattttatatattcataaattagtttaattagcaattataattaaaagaataagacatgaaaagaggaaaaataggtaaataatactcctatgttGTTTTATAAAATCATTGATGCTCACAATCACAACTTGCTAAGGATGACAATGCCATGAAAACTAGGACTAAAGATAAAGGGTGGCGTAAGGAGATGAAAATAGAAAACAGGTGGATCTAAAGATTGCACATGCATTAAGGCTATGTTTGGTTGTTAGGATTATGTAttggaaagtaatctgattccttaattTTTAAATTCCTCTGTTTATTTTGAGTTTTAACCAAAccgggaaagtaatcaaaattctGAAAACAAGGAAAATAGTACAACTTTCCCGGATTCTGAATACTAGCTTttcttaaatatttattttttccatttttaagaTTCTTACATGTTCAGGTATTTAATGgagtggagtataattttatactattataattgttgttattattattattaaataaatattttttaaacaaaGTAATTTAAAATCATGAATTATACACTACTTAATTCcattataataaataactatgattacagttataataataataataacaactaTATTAttgtatatttataatttttattataattattatttattaaataattataataaatttatttaaataaagtaTCAtacaatattattaataatgtattgttactattttaaaaattataataattaatcaacAATCCCTTAATAgaattttgaattataaattttatttaattataaatcaataaataattataattataattgttactataaaattaaatatatttacttatgattataataatataaactaaaaaattaagaaaatcttaatccaattatttaaatgaaattttatttatttataaatcaataaatcattataattataatttttactataaaattaaatatatttacttatgattataataatataaactaaaaaattaagaaaatcttaatccaattatttaaattatcattatagtgaaataatatattattataattatttttgaattaataatttattaagagaatcttaaaataatattaaaattattattgataaaatcaaatatgaaatttaaaatcttgatatttttttaaacacTAGAAGGTAAAGTTGttaggaatcatattccaaTTATTCATTTTCCTAGAAATAATTTTTCTTGTCTACTTTACTTTTCCAGCAATCGAGCATGGTCTAAAAAATGACAGATAAATGAATATTCGACAAATATACTAGTAGATCACAACAAATAGAGTAGTGAATTCAACATCAATTGTTGTTAAACAATCAGAGTTTAAGAAGTAATATTAGATGCAAATTCTAATTAGCACTTGCCACTCCATTACAACTCAACCAAAAGAAGCAAATTCATGGAGTACAATATATAGTTGTCATGCTACTAATACTAAATTTTCTCTTAAAGGTCCAAAAAACTTTAGATCATCGTGTAATTAAATGAGTCAAAATTATTCTTATTATTCTAGATTCTGGATTCTAGATgctaaaaatgatttttaattcAATCAAATGCAATATTATTATGTACTACTCCATATATAACACAATTCAACAAAGATTACAAAGTGtaaatttcattataaaaaatatacacatattatagtaggagtagtagTTTTGATGGAAAATGATATTAGTCCGAATTTTGTATGAACATCATACTCctattttttaaagttgacGAATGGTGGAGGTAATGATATGATTTACTACAAAAGTTACTCAATTAAAAACGTatagcaaaagaaaaaaaaagtaaagtagcTTAAAAAATTgtcatacaaaaataaaattaaaaaggcGGAAGAATAAGCAAAATCCAAAACTCAAAAATTCCCAAATTGAAAAACCCTCCTTTCCCGTTCCCTCATTTGCGAATCGCGCCACCACCATACATTCATTCCACTCCACTTCTCtcactccctctctctctcgacgAGCTGCAACTCCAGAAACCGCGACAAAGAGCTAATCCCACTCCATTTTTTATCCGTATTTCTCTTTTGCTTCTTCCTACGCACAATATTTGATGACCTATTCCGTTTTAGGGTTTCTATTTCCTGCTCTTTTCGCTGTGAGTAAAACCCACATACGCATGCATATTCCAAGAGATGCATACGTGGGTTCTGTTTTTTACTGTGCTTTCTGGAGCAGTTGagattttatttctttctgtTTTGTCGAATTAGAGGCTCGGAACTTTATTAGAAGTTTCATTTCCCTCATGGATCTGTTAGTTCAAGATGCTGGTGTTTCTGCTGGATCTAGGAATAAGAATGGAATttgaaataatataaatttattttaattttttttcttattggATTAGAAACGAACGTCAATGAAATAAGCGTTTTTGGAGCGTTGTTACTTAATGCGATAGGAAAAATGCTCTTAGTTGCTGATAATTAAATGCTAGTCATGTTCTCGTTACCACAGGCATTTGCTTCTGTCTTACTACTTTTTAAGAAACTAATTGAAATTTAGTTGTTGGAATATAGTGGAAAGCAAACTGAAACTTGGATTGCATATGAAAATATTTGACATATGTTTTGAATTTAGTTGTTGGAATATAGTGAAAAGCAAGCAAGAAGCTAAGAACTTTGATTGCATATGAAAATACCTGACATTTTCAAACATTCTTATGCTTCTGTTCGTTTTGTGTGGCATATGTGATTGTTGTCAGCTGAAGATTTTAGTTTTCACAGGCTCTTCTGCTTGGTAAATCAAGCATATACATGTGCACATATTTTTGGACGATTTTATGATACACTGTTCATAATTCTCTCAGAACTTTACCTAGTCGATTGAGGAAAGGCAGAGATGTTGGTGATGTGGTGTCTCAGCTTTCCTGGGTAAAAATGGTgtcttgataataatttaaCTAAATATCCAGGTTATATTGGATATCtggtgaaaatggtgaaaaatgtACATAACCCCCAAAACAATACCCACCTTATTAAGTAATGACACGCTGGAAGAATTAATCTCAAATGATACTTAACATTAGTGTAGACTGTTCCTAACCATGACTACAACTTTTGATAAATAAATGCCTTTTCTTCTACTTATTCATACTATCCTGCTAGTCAATATTATACCTGGGAGTATTTTGCACGTCTAGTATCTTACTAACCTTTGTAGGTCCATTGCCCCAATAGACCATGGTTCATGTGATCACATAGATAAACTTGTTCCGTTGTTCGCGTACTGAATCACTTTCTAACCTTACCTAAAGGTGATGGCATATATTTTTATCTCTTTATTCTTGTGGTACTTCATCCACAAGGACATGAATTGCATTTACTCATTCAAATTTTGCTCATAATTGGTGTTAGCTCTCCATCTCATACTGAGGCATAAGTTGCTAGTGCTGAGGTGctatttttttgatattttggaCTATGCACCTCAAAATCACTTAATATTGTTGGCTTtagctcaatttctaaaccgcTATAATCAATCAAGTGTCAATATATATGGAACCTAAATTTCAGATATTACTGCCTGTTTCTGATTATACTATCATTTTCCCATTAATTCTACGTGCAACTGACATACTATACTGGTTCTGGATAATTTGTTTTAGTTGAGATGGAGAACACCGCCAAAACACCAAATGGAGAACGCCGCCAAATCAACATAAAGCTCTGGCCCCCTAGTGAAAACACTCGGTTGATGTTAGTTGAACGAATGACGAATAATCTCTCCACACCAACAATTTTCACCAGGAAGTACGGTAGTCTCGGTCAACCAGAAGCTACAAAATATGCTAAACAAATTGAGGAATCAGCATTTTGTTCAGCAAATCAGCACTATGAGCAAGAGCCTGGTGGTGATGGAAGTTCTGCTGTGCAGTTGTACGCCAGAGAATGCAGTAAGCTGATACTGGAAGTTCTTAAGGAGGGTGCCAAACTAGAGGAAAAAGAAGCATTGAAATCCGAGGTTGAATCTGCTCCTCGTGAGACCTTTTTTGATATTTCCAAAGGTCAGCGAGCATTTATTGAAGCAGATGAGGCCCAAGTATTATTGAATCCCTTGAAAGAGCCTGGAAATTCTTACACTAAAATTTGCTTTAGCAATCGAAGCTTTGGTCTTGGCGCAGCTAATGTGGCTGGACCAATCCTAGCTTCCATTAAGAACCAACTGAAGGAAGTGGATCTGTCAGATTTTGTTGCAGGAAGACC is a window of Salvia splendens isolate huo1 chromosome 3, SspV2, whole genome shotgun sequence DNA encoding:
- the LOC121794549 gene encoding uncharacterized protein LOC121794549; this encodes MVFAEPLLFLYDSDETGSSARLSFSSEFLDESNFITIFPNPRADREERAAVDFEFLSGNLTGMIAADELFSEGKLIPFQQIHLAEKLDKISLKPEEEARKKDQERRMSWFVDDDPSPRPPKCTVLWKELLKLKKPRPSTLSPPNSSSSSSSSRTSSVRGEVVKESGESSKRVKKGKERTRSFSIRIRPVLNVPICTQPKNAALPPLFSSRTGR